The following proteins are encoded in a genomic region of Triticum dicoccoides isolate Atlit2015 ecotype Zavitan chromosome 1B, WEW_v2.0, whole genome shotgun sequence:
- the LOC119348464 gene encoding uncharacterized protein LOC119348464, which produces MPPRHLLRLSAAVSGGLRRSLTTAASHPPWAAMCHSAWTVGAPSAQVRLAEPPRISEVYVPEQLLKTGPLPDPDGDFVQGHGGAVCAASADGLLLVVYAETRLFARIVARQGGRPLRLPPQTDALKCIDPDHVPNVTRFVLNPLTHQITRLPDRVTKFEVSPLFNLRMGLLTQADRGHGPPDRFAVAELQEENLMLRFLSEKGRWENVAVSPCQPPSARRMKIDQPALAFGGRLWWVDVTWGAVSADPFIDRPELSFIELPRGSVLPARSPLPEADGEMSWREYRRVDASQGRLRYVEVSQKEPFLLSSFVLDNNGTGWTLEHRVALSKLWADGGHPWLPLPAGKTPQIELLDPLNANVVYLTVDKKHVIVVDMNMKKVIGSYLYGRDFSVPCVLPPWLGSSRIPSAGKDTGKHKTLSDVLVRSDIQ; this is translated from the exons ATGCCGCCCCGCCACCTCCTACGCCTCTCCGCCGCCGTCTCCGGCGGCCTCCGCCGCTCCCTCACCACCGCGGCCTCGCACCCCCCGTGGGCCGCGATGTGCCACTCGGCGTGGACCGTCGGGGCGCCGAGCGCGCAGGTGCGCCTCGCCGAGCCACCGCGCATCTCCGAAGTGTACGTCCCGGAGCAGCTCCTCAAGACCGGCCCCCTCCCCGACCCCGACGGCGACTTCGTGCAAGGGCATGGCGGCGCCGTCTGCGCCGCGAGCGCcgacggcctcctcctcgtcgtctacgCGGAGACGCGCCTGTTTGCTCGCATCGTCGCCAGGCAGGGCGGCCGTCCGCTGCGGCTGCCACCCCAAACCGACGCCCTCAAGTGCATCGACCCCGACCACGTCCCCAACGTCACGCGCTTCGTCCTCAACCCTCTCACGCACCAGATAACCCGCCTCCCGGACCGTGTCACCAAGTTCGAGGTCTCCCCGCTTTTCAACCTCCGCATGGGCCTCCTCACCCAGGCCGATCGCGGGCACGGGCCGCCTGACAGGTTCGCCGTCGCCGAGCTGCAGGAGGAGAACCTCATGCTCCGGTTTCTCTCGGAAAAGGGCAGGTGGGAGAACGTGGCGGTCTCGCCGTGCCAACCCCCGTCTGCGCGGCGAATGAAGATAGACCAGCCGGCGCTGGCATTCGGCGGCCGCCTGTGGTGGGTCGACGTGACCTGGGGCGCAGTCTCCGCCGACCCGTTCATTGATCGGCCGGAGCTCTCCTTCATCGAGCTGCCGAGGGGCAGCGTGCTGCCTGCAAGGAGCCCGCTGCCTGAAGCCGATGGCGAGATGTCTTGGCGTGAGTACCGGCGCGTGGATGCAAGCCAAGGGCGGCTGCGATACGTCGAGGTCTCTCAAAAGGAACCGTTTCTTCTCAGCTCCTTTGTGCTCGACAACAATGGCACCGGCTGGACACTGGAGCACCGGGTGGCGCTCAGCAAGCTCTGGGCCGATGGAGGCCACCCATGGCTGCCCTTACCGGCGGGGAAGACGCCACAAATTGAGCTTCTTGACCCACTTAACGCCAATGTGGTGTACCTCACGGTTGACAAGAAACACGTTATCGTCGTGGACATGAACATGAAGAAGGTGATTGGGAGCTATCTGTATGGAAGGGACTTCTCGGTGCCATGTGTTCTTCCTCCGTGGCTTGGATCGAGCCGGATCCCTTCTGCAG GTAAGGACACCGGGAAACACAAGACTCTGTCAGACGTGTTGGTTCGCTCAGACATCCAGTAG